In Taeniopygia guttata chromosome Z, bTaeGut7.mat, whole genome shotgun sequence, one genomic interval encodes:
- the ISOC1 gene encoding isochorismatase domain-containing protein 1, producing the protein MAAAEPVAAPGGGSVPVLFCFSVFARPSSVPHGAGYELLIQKFLSLYGDQIDMHRKFVVQLFAEEWSQYIDLPKGFVVNERCKVRLVPLQIQITTLGNLTPSSTVFFCCDMQERFRPAIKYFGDIISVGQRLLQGARLLGIPVIVTEQYPKGLGSTVQEIDLTGAKLVLPKTKFSMVLPEVEAALAEIPSVRSIVLFGVETHVCIQQTALELIGRGLEVHIVADATSSRSMMDRMFALERLARTGIIVTTSEAILLQLVADKEHPKFKEIQNLIKASAPESGLLSKV; encoded by the exons atggcggcggcggagcCGGTCGCTGCTCCGGGCGGCGGCTCCGTGCCCGTCCTTTTCTGTTTCTCGGTTTTCGCGCGGCCCTCCAGCGTGCCCCACGGCGCCGGCTATGAGCTGCTGATCCAGAAGTTCCTCAGCCTGTACGGGGACCAGATAGACATGCACCGCAAGTTCGTGGTGCAGCTCTTCGCCGAGGAGTGGAGCCAGTACATCGACCTGCCGAAGGGCTTCGTGGTCAACGAGCGCTGCAAGGTGCGCCTGGTCCCGCTGCAGATCCAG attaCGACTTTGGGCAACCTGACACCCTCAAGCACTGTCTTTTTCTGTTGTGACATGCAAGAACGATTCCGGCCTGCCATCAAATACTTTGGTGATATCATCAGTGTGGGCCAACGACTg CTCCAAGGTGCACGGCTCTTGGGAATTCCAGTTATTGTCACTGAACAGTATCCCAAAGGTCTTGGCAGCACTGTGCAAGAAATTGATTTAACAGGAGCTAAACTTGTACTTCCCAAGACAAAATTTTCAATGGTGTTGCCAGAAGTTGAAGCAGCATTAGCAGAGATCCCTAGTGTCCGGAGTATTGTCCTCTTTGGAGTAGAA ACTCATGTCTGTATCCAGCAAACAGCACTGGAATTAATTGGCAGAGGTCTGGAAGTTCATATTGTAGCTGATGCCACCTCGTCAAGAAGTATGATGGACAGAATGTTTGCTCTTGAA cgTCTTGCACGTACTGGAATTATAGTTACTACTAGTGAAGCAATATTGCTGCAGCTGGTAGCTGATAAAGAACATCCAAAAttcaaagaaattcaaaatcTCATTAAGGCAAGTGCTCCTGAGTCAGGGCTCCTTTCTAAAGTTTAA